A section of the Schistosoma haematobium chromosome ZW, whole genome shotgun sequence genome encodes:
- the ALG1 gene encoding mannosyltransferase (EggNog:ENOG410V50F~COG:M~CAZy:GT33) — protein sequence MTTNRTAHVIVLGDLSRSPRILSQAQFLARDGWDVTISGYKTEIINPLNFKLKVLGIPMCPNFKALHFPSFMVFILKFIFTAVALFCHLTRHCRSRLILVQNPPAVPTFLILWLFIKITGKNLVIDWHNYGYTLVELNAPRRSLFTRLYYILEVDFASRFMSRMSDRVANICVSKALKYDMGMKSIEATVYYDRHAEEFKPTPVDVAHCLFLKLSDQYSAFRNKLDSCRFTRFTEITALPTNTKNNEPHWRPDRPALVVSSCSWTPDDDFTLAIKALGIYDKAAEKPDSGLPSIVFAVTGRGPLQSYYAKLIKEQKWKHVEVIMLWLEWSDYPVFLGCADLGLSIHRSSSGLDLPMKVVDLLGVNVPVLALGYTTLSELMEDNKYGLFFETGEQLADQMCDLLKPPRNSTVQYTYEASRFLSVGSEKLIHFRECLAERNKNLIRGFTYWKNTALPVYEKAVHTNPYKNKDN from the exons ATGACCACTAATCGAACAGCTCACGTTATTGTGCTTGGTGATCTCTCACGATCACCAAGAATATTGTCCCAAGCTCAGTTTTTGGCTCGTGATGGTTGGGATGTAACTATATCAGGATACAAAACTGAAATAATAAACCCGTTGAATTTTAAATTGAAAGTCCTGGGTATACCTATGTGTCCGAATTTCAAAGCTCTACATTTCCCTTCGTTTATGGTTTTTATCCTCAAG tttatttttacGGCTGTAGCACTCTTCTGTCATCTTACTAGACACTGCCGTAGCCGTTTAATTTTGGTTCAGAATCCTCCTGCAGTACCAACTTTTTTGATTTTATGGTTGTTTATCAAGATTACGGGGAAGAATTTAGTTATTGACTGGCACAACTATGGTTATACTCTTGTGGAGCTAAATGCGCCTAGAAGAAGTTTATTCACGCG GTTGTACTACATATTGGAAGTTGACTTTGCAAGCCGCTTTATGTCCAGAATGTCCGATCGTGTTGCGAACATTTGCGTATCCAAAGCTTTAAAGTACGATATGGGAATGAAATCAATAGAAGCAACTGTTTATTATGATCGTCATGCAGAAGAATTCAAACCTACACCTGTAGATGTTGCCCACTGTCTGTTCTTGAA ACTCAGCGATCAATACTCAGCGTTTAGAAACAAACTAGATTCATGTCGATTCACACGCTTTACTGAGATAACTGCTCTACCGACTAATACCAAGAACAATGAGCCCCATTGGCGCCCAGATCGCCCAGCATTGGTTGTTAGTAGTTGCAGCTGGACACCTGATGATGACTTCACGTTGGCAATTAAAGCACTGGGAATCTACGACAAGGCAGCTGAAAAACCAGATTCAGGTTTACCCAGTATTGTGTTTGCTGTAACAG GTCGTGGTCCATTACAAAGCTACTATGCAAAATTAATAAAAGAACAAAAGTGGAAACATGTGGAAGTCATTATGTTGTGGCTTGAGTGGTCAGATTATCCCGTTTTTCTTGGATGTGCTGACTTAGGACTTAGCATACATCGAAGTTCCTCGGGACTGGATTTACCCATGAAA GTAGTTGACTTACTTGGTGTGAACGTCCCTGTCCTGGCGCTAGGTTATACAACACTCAGTGAATTGATGGAGGATAATAAATATGGCTTATTTTTCGAAACTGGCGAACAATTAGCTGATCAAATGTGCGACTTGTTGAAACCACCCCGTAATTCTACAGTCCAATATACTTATGAAGCTAGCCGTTTTTTATCTGTTGGGTcagaaaaattaattcattttcgcGAATGTTTAGCTGAAAGAAACAAAAACCTGATTAGAGGATTTACCTACTGGAAAAATACTGCATTACCAGTGTACGAAAAAGCAGTTCATACTAATCCCTATAAAAACAAAGATAATTAG
- a CDS encoding hypothetical protein (EggNog:ENOG410V5D3~COG:V), translated as MIDRKCVNFCYKYLDKVVRLCQQPKLSLKASPPYILDTIPDIYEKLQRIIANYEENYDVLSEIEYFQIYISTLIEKSKQTISLFKNSKEKIFDINSDARFRLIKLSLVYSHLLNDLEALFPHDTFDSKGFRITKPDAARWWLSNFGDSVVVSWQLFKDSLIQTFRIDSDTQLLALQTTIDITCNDYVSIFEFDVFTRLFQPWNNILETWKALAILHPGYMAFMTYDQVKGVLKRYCFYPGPGTYIFRLSCTKLGQWAIGYITQELKIVQTIIQNKSLAQALVDGEREGFYLYPNGKPSPTTLLYYLTNNLLQVHLQVTKEQYQLYCEMGSTFELCKICDENNKDTRLEPCGHLICKNCLLNCQSTSNGLTCPFCRLVIKGTEDIIVDPYKPSSDSGKLSFHPSEPVVIYDQTASLHEIADKPSGLASCSVSALCNRKSLTPDPLSAGPPPIPPRNFYLTSTIDNTVNYNNELLASCHTSSTNYGLEISTHPDSHENIRFANPDSSVKNDTLLRSLSERNEDRCLCSQGSNSLFPAQVMPRIDTGSLDHTMDLNYAQLDLNKSDSDDELEVGLAFDEKDDIRDQQDDIKPSAQHNISANPDLICESLSNDKNHKDCSSDNLSNKNTIPPGMSHCDLIKCQTRSVDENVRELISLHPEMTEATATLLLTLTENRLHISYEIWKHFMPRV; from the coding sequence ATGATTGACAGAAAATGTGTTAACTTTTGCTATAAATATCTCGATAAAGTTGTGCGTCTTTGCCAACAACCAAAGTTGAGCTTGAAAGCCAGTCCACCTTATATTTTGGATACGATTCCGGATATATATGAAAAGTTACAAAGAATAATTGCAAATTACGAAGAAAATTATGATGTACTCTCTGAAATAGAATACTTCCAAATATATATTTCGACCTTGATTGAGAAATCCAAGCAAACTATTAGTCTTTTCAAAAATTCCAAAGAGAAAATTTTCGATATCAACTCAGATGCACGGTTTCGTCTGATTAAGTTGTCGCTAGTATATTCACATCTGCTAAACGATTTGGAAGCCCTCTTCCCACATGATACTTTCGACTCTAAGGGTTTCCGTATAACGAAACCTGATGCAGCTCGATGGTGGTTGAGCAATTTTGGGGATAGTGTAGTTGTTTCTTGGCAATTATTCAAAGATTCGTTAATTCAAACATTCAGGATAGACTCTGATACTCAACTGTTGGCTCTCCAAACGACTATAGACATAACTTGTAATGACTATGTATCCATTTTTGAGTTCGATGTATTTACTAGATTGTTCCAACCGTGGAACAATATACTGGAAACCTGGAAAGCATTAGCCATCCTCCATCCCGGTTACATGGCGTTCATGACGTATGATCAAGTTAAAGGTGTTCTTAAACGCTACTGCTTTTACCCTGGTCCAGGAACATACATTTTTCGATTATCATGTACTAAACTGGGTCAGTGGGCTATCGGATATATTACACAGGAACTAAAAATCGTACAAActataatacaaaataaatccCTGGCACAAGCGTTGGTTGATGGAGAAAGAGAGGGATTCTATTTATATCCAAACGGGAAACCCAGTCCTACCACATTGTTGTACTATTTAACAAATAATCTACTCCAAGTTCACTTACAAGTAACAAAGGAACAGTATCAGCTTTACTGTGAAATGGGTTCAACCTTCGAATTATGTAAGATTtgtgatgaaaataataaagatacGCGACTCGAACCCTGTGGTCATTTGATTTGCAAAAATTGCTTACTTAATTGTCAATCCACAAGCAATGGTTTAACATGTCCGTTTTGCCGCCTGGTAATAAAAGGGACTGAAGATATTATCGTTGATCCTTACAAACCATCAAGCGACTCTGGTAAACTAAGTTTTCATCCCAGCGAGCCTGTCGTAATTTATGATCAAACAGCATCCCTTCATGAGATAGCTGACAAGCCTTCAGGATTGGCTTCGTGTTCTGTCAGTGCCTTGTGTAACAGAAAAAGTCTCACACCAGACCCTCTATCTGCGGGGCCACCACCTATACCGCCAAGGAACTTTTATCTGACATCTACCATAGATAATACCGTAAATTACAACAACGAACTTCTAGCTAGTTGTCACACTTCTTCGACAAACTACGGACTCGAGATTtccacacatcctgattctcaTGAAAACATCCGATTCGCAAATCCCGACTCATCTGTTAAAAATGATACACTCTTACGCTCGCTCAGTGAGCGTAATGAAGATAGATGCTTATGCTCTCAAGGGAGCAACTCTCTGTTTCCAGCACAAGTTATGCCCCGGATAGATACTGGGAGTTTAGATCATACAATGGATTTAAATTACGCTCAGTTAGATTTAAACAAGTCAGATTCTGATGATGAATTGGAGGTTGGTTTAGCCTTTGATGAAAAAGACGACATACGAGACCAGCAAGATGATATCAAGCCATCTGCGCAACATAACATAAGTGCAAACCCAGATCTCATTTGTGAATCGTTATCGAATGATAAGAACCACAAGGACTGCTCTTCAGATAATTTGTCTAACAAGAATACGATCCCCCCCGGTATGTCACATTGTGATCTCATCAAATGCCAAACAAGATCTGTGGATGAAAATGTGAGAGAATTAATTAGTTTGCACCCTGAAATGACTGAAGCAACAGCCACGCTATTACTCACTTTAACGGAAAACCGTCTACATATTTCATATGAAATATGGAAGCACTTTATGCCTCGTGTTTAG